From Osmerus eperlanus chromosome 16, fOsmEpe2.1, whole genome shotgun sequence:
TTCGTGAACATGACATTTGTCTATGTGTACACAGTTACAGCAATATTACCTGAAATATTTGTTGAATATTTTTTATTGATTTGTAGCATTAACAGATTCGTGCACTTTGTAAGAGTCCTCTGTCATTGGTTTTGAACACGTGACATTGTTGTCGTGAGCCTTTCTACTTATGGCCCATGTGGTCTCTTATCTTCCTGACAACCTCTTATCTTACAGACATTTTGTTGAAGGTATCCAACTCATAATGAGTTACAAAAGGTATGTTAATCTACTTTAGTACACCAAAGACATGCCATTAAAGACCTGATGCAGAGACCAAACGTCTCACAGAGATGCTGTTTAACATCCTTAACTAATTGGGTACCAACAGTCTGGAGCAGCTTGCATAATAAACAAGAAACTGTTTCCCTGGCAAAGTGTGTGACTCCTTGCTTTCTTACATGCATGCATTTAAGTACTTTTTACTACTTTTTTGGATGCACAATGAAAGGTTATACCTCTGTGTACCATTGGACCATGTAATAATCTAAAATGATGACGCAATATCAAAATTCAAGCTCATCACCACTCAATTTTACTCATGTGACCACAAATGGGCTTATACTCTAAATGGAGGTTGAACATGACAACATCCCCTGTATCGGGACAGTGGGccacagtgggccctgaggaccagggttgaagacctctGCTCTAGCGTGCTATCATGGAAACAACCCAAATACACCAGAAACCACATGATAACCTACAACGGGATGCCTTTTGTATTTTAACAGGCTTTACGAATTTGCACCCTCAGAATGAGTGCTTACAAGCCATATACAAATTAGCCTACATCTAAGCAGTATATAAAATATGCTGTATGAGCGGACCTGACCGATTAAATAACTACATTAAATGAACTGATTACCATCTGTGAGAAAGCGGTCAGCCCCTACGCCTGCTGTGCTAAACTGCAAATCATCAGGATCAAGGGGTGTCATGTAGGCTATCCCTTTTCTATCTAAAAGCGATCCCTACAAGGTTATGAAATGAATGCCATCTTGGCTCAACAGCGCTGTAACATTAGGGCTTTAGGGCTCAGCGGGGCTTACCATTTGGTCGGTTTGAGCCAAGATGTCTCTACTGCAACTAGAGTAACCTTTCCCACCTTGGGGGAGGGAACCTCAACTACAGTGGGCAATACTTTCCGACTTCAACTGTTTTGAGTCTGGCTGTTGTGGTTTACACGCGGGCACTCGAATCTAAAATAGAATTCAAAGGCGATTGTACCAGTGAGATTAGGTATGACGGATACAAACGGAAGGGTTTCGTGGGACTGTGCGTAAAGATGAGGATTCCTCCAGTGAGTATAATTAACGCTTTGAAattgtttctccccccccccacccgtttCATTTCTTAGATCGGTCTTCAGTTAGCAACACTACACAATAGTTGTACGGGCGCACAGTTGTTTGTTATGGTCTGGTCAGTCATTTAGTttagaatgcatgtgtgtggaacATTCCATGTAGAGCTATATTTTACATGTTGTTAGCATCAACGCGGCAGGTTGTTTCATGTTGTTGAGACATTACATTACTTTATAATTTAAGATAGCTGTAAGATTCATTCGGGAAGCGTTACCGAAGAATATCAACACAAGCTTTGGTGAAAATAAGAAGTACAGTAGCCATAGCCATTATATCCCAACAGATGACGACTGGCCATGTTGCCAGTGCAGTGCAGCAAGTAGCTGCTGCTGCTTGGCGTTCGACCACACAACATTGCTGGTGTTAGCTATATTGTAGCCACTGTACAAAGTGTACTACGCGTTGAATGTTCTCTTCTCTGTGACAGTGTGTATAGCTAACATTTGTATTATTGTTACAGGTTTTTACTCATCATTCAACATACGAATAACTGATTCAAATTATAAAACCAGCATAAGGCCTCCTGAGTGGATTTTGTATTGGCTTAGCTATACTGTAGCTAACATAAATTACCGCAGCGAAGAACCTGATAAATCGAAGTTTGTGGTTCCAATTACAAAACTAATTAGGTAGGCCTAATAGTGTTATGCATTTTTTCAATGTAGAAGAAAAACAAAGATATACTATGTTAGTGTCACTTTACTGATCTCGTTATGGCCTGGTCCAACCCAGTAACCCAGCAACGCCGTTCACAGCTGACTGCAACAATATTTTAAGCAGGAGGAAAATCAATAAGGAAAGCCAAGAAAAACTTGTCAATCTGTGGAACCTTTGACACACTTGTAAAGTTTTGTAATATAAGCAGCTAATTCAGTTTATTGCTCAATAATCGTATAGTTTAGGCTGCTTTGTAGGAACTTCTGATGTTCaccaatactttttttttttttgctttacttTGCTTGCTTGTCGTGACAGGATTGACCTACAGCAATATGAACAGACTAAACCGGGGGAACAGACTATTAGCCCATAGCTTGGAACTAGACGTCTAAATTGTAGGTAGACTTCTAAGATCTAGGTTACCGTACGCTTTCACAAAGTATTACAAAGTCTCCAATGACAGAAGCCCAGCAGCCTGTTCCTGCCGGTTTTTGTCTCTTGGTGTTTAAATGTAGATCAAAGCATGGGGGAAAAGGGAATCTCGTAATAGCTGTTGACATTTGCTATAAAGCGAAATGCCTGAGAGCCACTTTCGTTGACAGATAGGCGGACACTTTTTGTACCTTCTCCTACCGTAAAATCTCAGCAGATTAGTTCTTTTTGACGTTTTTTAAATCCTAGTTATCACGTTGAATGAAGCTAGTAGGCCTAGCCTCTGTCCGTATGGGGATTCCACTGATTGGAATTTTAGTTTTTTAGAAATGTAAGCTGTGTTATGTGGCTAGTTAATGGCAAGTTATATGTTAGAGTTAGACCATTCTTAAAGAGGGGAAGTAATCATTTTAGGCTTCCTGTGACCACCCCACAATGGCTTGGCTAAGCAGATATATGGGAGCAATAGAGTAACAACAGGAAATGAGGCATGTAAGGACAGGGGACTTAATAAACTTTCAAATTGTATTATTCCTGCTTTTTTTGTGAGCTCCAGAATGCTCTTGTCATTTAATTCTAATCCCAGCCTGTCCAATAAAGCCTGGATAACAATGGTAGAATATTATGTTACCATAATGGACCACTAGTATAGATAAATTAGCTATTTTAGGCATGAAAGGACATGGATTTCCACTTATAGGGGAGTTTGTGGTTCAGATTTCTTGGTCATATTTTTAGTTAACAAGCTTAATTAAATGAGGTTTGTACACTTGCATGAAAGTCCTGAATTTCtagtttgtttttttgtcagATTGCATGTGAATGTCAGCTCATCTGCCCTGTTTTGTGGTAGGCAGATTGTACAGCAATTACTGATAAACTCATTAGCTTGAGGAGTAGGGTTAGAGATTCAGGTTGTTAGGAATAGAAAGGCAGTAGCCTGTGTGACCACCCTGACTTATCTAAGGCCCTGTACAACTATACCAGCAGACTGCCCTATGGCTGCTCTCTATTTCACGGACACGCTCCTGCACACAAAAAATTATTGTTTAAAACATCAAACCAAGTTTACAGTATAGGTCTAAAAATACAACTCCTTCACTTACTTTGACTAAATATGCATTATTCAGGGCCTCTGCAGGGTAATTAAATCTTAATCAGGGACAGCTCTTGTCCTCAtggagaagtgtgtgtctgtgtgagttctCAAGCATTCACACAGTCTGCTACTAGGACTCGTGAGAGGTTTGAGTCGCTCTCTCAGTCAGATTTAATAGTAAAATTGCCAGAAGTTGAATGGGTTCTTTCCTGGATGTCCCAGGATTCCTTTTCATGTGCAGTAATTAGGTCAGACTTTTTTCACCTGGGTTAACCATTTTGTCTGAAAGGGTCAGTTTGACAATAGTGTTGATGAAATTAGCCTTATCCTCTTTTTTCTTGTACTGCTGAGGAATTCTTGCAATGCCTGCTTTGTTTCCGAGGGCCATTCAGATACAACAGTAGAAGCAGATGTTGAAACTATTTGGTTGTATCAATCTCAAACTGATTTAAAACAGTGAATCCATGTGATAGATTGGTGAGATCCTTGTGTAACGACCCCTTGTTCGTGTCTTGCTTGTCTGTGAAGTTAACTGGAGATGTCACTTTGCTTTGGAAGCTgcgtttttttaaatttttatccAGTGCTCCGTGACAATGTCATAGCCTGCACCATCTTGACCATGTTGCCCTACGGTGGGATGTACAGCGAGCACATCATTATGACTCGAGCTTTGTGTGCTGCTGTATTATTCATGTGCCTGGCCAATTTAGTGAAGGGTGCCTTTACAAAGGGAGTGTTCCAGTTTTTAGACATGGGTGTTTGGTTCTCCTAAAGGGAGTATCCCTCTTCAGCCCTGTGCATGGTGTGGATAGAACAGTGTGGTCCTCCTCATGCTCTACTCCTCCTGTGTCTTCGCCGCTTTGTGCTGACAGCATGTGGAAGGCTGCATCTTAAACGGAGTGGAAAATGTGTTGACTCTGCTCTTGCCCATCCCCTTCGTGCTGCGGAATATGTGATGCCACCAACGTAATCCGCGTTCGCTGTCGTCCTCACGGGTGTGACCCTCAAGTTCACCCAAGCCATTTTCATTGTGAAGCATCTCTTGGAGGCAGTGGATAGGAGAAGTCTGATTTACAGTACACCCACTTAACAGTGGTTAAGTGTTCATCTCTAAAACATACCTGCACAGTCTTCCATCACGGATGGCTCTAGCTCACACGAGTTCAGACCAATACTAGACTACCAGAGACGGTACATAATCAGGCAGATCTTGATGGGTCCCATACTGATTGCAAGGTTCCTGCTGCAGGTATGGGCGCTGGGCGCGTGCCAGACTGGATGAAGTGAGGTCTGAGAGAGAAGCGTGCTGAGAGCAATACTACCTGGGACTGTCAAAGGAGGACCTCGGAGCAGGTGAGAACGTCCCATTAGCCAGGGAGCcgagcacacacaccaaaatagACAGCCACAAGTCTAGTTTCTACTTTCTGTACAGTACTATTTAATACGACTGTATAATGATTCCTAATGTCCCACCCAGGTTCACACAGCGCTCGGCAGGGTGGAGCTTCCTGACTCATGGAGAATTACTTCCAGGCAGAGGCCTTCAACCTGGACAAGGTGCTGGATGATTTTGAGCAGAACGAAGGTGCGAGAACACAGACGGCGTCAGACAGAACGTTGACCTCACTCACGTCACATGCCTAATCGATGTGACGAAAATAACATGGGTGAAGGTTGTGATGTGGGGATTGAAGGATCGCGGAAGTTCAAGGACAGCGTGAAGCTGGTGCTCTAGCTGGTGGTGTATAATGACAGACCCAGCAGTGGCCAGAGCGGGTTATGGATTCATTGGATTCGCTTTTTCCCTTGGGGCGAGGGGAAACTATGTAATTGGTGGCATTTTCACATGAGAGAGagcttaaaatgtttttgtgtgGATATGAGACATTGTGGTAGGGGTGTGTCTCATGACAGAGTTTCTAGGTGGATGGAGTGTAagtacactcacactcacacatacacacacacacacactaacaaacaatttggtgtgCCTGCCTCATTGAGAGTTCTGTATGTGATCTGACTCTGAGTGATTATCGGCGTGTCCTTTGCCAGAGATCCAACGTTGTAgattacgtgtgtgtgcacatggaaggagggagggctagAAAACACGGTGGAGCGTGTGCTTAAACAGCTTAGTGTGAATTCCAATGAGGGAGAACAAGGGTGTGAGCATGAGGCTCTCTGTACTTGTTTGGGTGGACTGGGTGTTACACTGGCCGAgccttgattgtgtgtgtgtgtgcgcgcgcgtgcatgtgcttgtgtttgtatgtgtcatGGAGGCTAATGGTAAGGACATGCCCTCCCACATTCTGAAGCATTCATGTGTCAGGTTGACTGATGGATCCCAAGGGGCGGAGACAAGTATTGGCCCAGTTTCAGATGCTAATTACCTAATCCACCCCAACCTCATTTCTCAATTCATCCACTCCTCCCTTGTAACTCACCCACCAGAGGCTGTTATCTATTTCCTCTCCTTTGCTATTTGATTCCTAAGCCCCTGGGTTGTCGGGTATCTCATATCTTCCATCCTGTGTTATTGGATTAAATTCTGATGTACTGATGAATCACCTctcatctttcttttttctttctttcttctccacaGATGAGACGGACACTCCCACGCTCTCTGACGCCAAGTGGACCCAGATTCTGGCCCCGCCGGCTCACCTCCTTTCTCTGAACCCCGCCGTGGCCCACTCCGACCTGAGCCCCCAGGAGAGCCCACTCCCCTTCAAGACCCTTTCTGACGCCCCCTCCAGCGGCTCTCCGGGGGCTGACCCCAAGCGCCTCCCCGGGCCTGACCCTCcgtcctggggggaggagcggcCGGCCGACGtccacagcccccctctccGTCAGCCCAATATTGGCAAGCTGGTGGGTGCAGACGACCACTCACCGCCGCCTGTGTCTACCCATAGCACCCTGGAGAACGGCTGCCCCGCCAGTCCCGCCAGCCACAACCTCAACGGGTTCGGAGAAGAGCCGCCGGACTGcggcagcccccctcctccccctcttgacctccaccagcctgctgccTCAGACCTGCGGCCTCATGCCccagaaaaggagaggggagccCCCATGGGAGGAGGAGTGGCCTCCCGTCACACACATTTCACCTTTGGGgaaggacaggagggggagaggctggtgaCAAAAGAGGACCGACCTTTAGAGCCGGAGGGCACAGGGAGACCCATCCCAAAGTGTGCCGAAGAAGAAGAGGCCTCGGCGGCTGGAATGGAGGAAACCGGCGAAGACGAACAAATAGCCGACGATGAACGCCATAGAGGAAGTGTTGAAAACGGAGGAAGGGTGAGTTGGAGCGGCGGAGAGGACGAAGAGTGCATCCTCTCCTGTCAGAGGGAAAGGctgagggtggagaaggtaaagGACGCAGGTGGCGTGGTGGAAGACGCCACCCCGGGCCCGCAGGGGGCTGTCCCTAACGGAAGTGCCACGCGGAGACAGGAGGAACGTGAGGGTGGCGGtggggacagggaggaaggCGAAGAAGAGGGACCCTCACTGAGCCCTCTGCCCTCCAAAGAGGACTCTGTtacggaggagaaggagatggaggagagtaaacaggagagcagtgagggaggaggaggaggaagagggggggctggAAAACTCAACAACAGCCGTGTCCAGCCAGTCAGTGTGCCCTATGGAGGAGCGCGGCCCAAACAGCCAGTCACCCTCAAGCTCCAGATCCCCCGCCCCCTGTCAGGCCAGGTGCAGAACCAGCTCTGTCCTGCCCCGGCCAGCAAAAACAAGAACCTGGAGAACCAGAGTCGGACTGGCGCAGCCACGGACCCAACCCTCGACGGAGGAGAGCCGGACACGGCGGGAATGAATGGAGAGTCGGCGGAGTCTCCCTCAGACCTACTCATGTCCACGGGGAGTCCTGATAACGACCTGCAGGCTGGCCAACAGGGGGCGCTGTCCAAGAAGGCCGTCAGCTCTCTGGGAGAGGTAGCACCTGTGTGGGTGCCTGACTCCCAGGCTCCCGTCTGCATGAAGTGTGAGGTCAAGTTCACCTTCACCAAGAGGAGGCACCACTGCAGAGCCTGCGGCAAGGTCAGGGTGTCTCTCTGAtgcggcgtgtgtgtgcgtgtgtatgtgtgttccgtAGCAGCGATGTATAAATAGTTCCAGCAATATAATTTCCATAAAAATGTGCATGAATTCACTGTACAGGGGATTCGGCTATTGCTGGGCCGTGGATGGAAATACTTGGGATCCAGTATGTGGATATTGCAGGTAGCTGAATAGCTTGTTACCGCAGGGTCTTGGCTTCTATAGTGTGTGAGGCGAGATGTGGTCGCTGACACTGCACTGAGTAATAGCTGGGCTGCAGTGTGAACACTGATTAATTTCCCAAGGCGGTAAACAAACAGACATGCCCGCTACTGGAGCTGGGAAGAGCTGACACAGCAGTAACGTTGACACAACACTGGCCAAAGAATAGACACACAAAAGAGCGTCCGAAAACAATGGCGAGGGTACAAAGTTCGACCTGATGAGGTTGAGATGATGTAAGGATGAGGACCATCTTACCGTCTGCTCTAAACCAGTCATGGTGATCCTAGACGCATGCAGGGAGCAAAAATGGATGCGTAATTGCTgaactggagggtgtgtgtgtgtgtgtgtgttgacgtgtgtcTCTCCACACGCAGGTGTTCTGTGCGGCGTGCTGCGGCCTCAAGTGCAGGCTGACGTACATGGACGGGAAGGAGGCCCGGGTGTGTGTCACCTGCCACTCTGCCTTGATGAGCGGTGAGTAGGGCGTCTGTCACGGTGCTGCTCATTCATCACTGTTCTAACCTTGTGGTTGGAGGGGATGACTGCCCCGGCCCTTCAGTACCGCCCGGAGAACTAGCCCACTTCCCAACCCACTAGCTGAGACTACAGTCATTCTTTGTTTACTGCGGAAAAAAATCCCTGTAATGTGAAATGATCCttcatctccccctgccccccccccccccctatcatgccccccccccctccctctcagctcATTCATGGGATAACATGGCATGTGGCAGCAACCAGAGCCCCaaccccaacaacccagcagAGTACTGCTCCACCATCTCCCCTCTGCAGCAGGCCCAGGCCTCAGGggcgctctcctcccctccacccaccgTCATGGTGCCCGTGGGCGTCCTCAAGCAGCCCGCCTCCGAGGGTAACGCCTGCTCCATAAACATCGCTCACGTCGTCACGTGCTTTGTCCTTGCCGATTCTCGATTGCCATCTAGGATCTTTGGCAtcgttgtctgtgtgtgtgtgtgtgtccccgcgCATTTCATCCATCATTAAGGCCTAGCAATCACGCTTGCTTGACTccgaaacactggggctgggtgtCCAGAAACACGTtcgacgtgtgtttgtgttctgttttGCAGGGTCTCTTCCGCGGGAGCAGAGGAGGGTGTGGTTTGCTGACGGGATCCTCCCCAACGGGGAGACCGCAGAGTCCCCCATGCCTCCAGCTACCAGTCCGGCACCCTCTCAACCTCGAGCAGTCTCCCAGCTTTCCAGCAAATCTTCAGGCTTGGATTCCTCAGCGGTATGTTGGGCCAGCTGGAACCAAGAATGACAAAGCAGCCTGTACATTCTTGAATATAATACCTCACATGTCATGACCAGCAAGGGATTTAAAAGGAGCCATCTCTAGTTGGTTCTAACCATAACGAAAGCCCTGGACTTACATCCTGAATCATGTGCATTTGTTCCCATAAGCAGCAGCACGGTCTAATGAGTTTAAAGATGACTAAACACAAAATGTAGTTAAGTTGGTTATGTGGGGCATGTGCTCACTGAACTCAGCTGCTGTCTGGATGACTCATGTCTCGTCAGTATAATGGCGTCCTTATTTTAGCTTTTTGTCTGGGGTAACTTCTTCTTAGTCACCCTCTGGTGGTTCCTCCCAGTTTCCCGCACATGCCCCTGGTTGCGATGCCGTTCTGTGATGACAAACCCAGGAAGTCACTCTTCAGAGATCGACGCTTTGACAACCGATATGCGGTGCATTCTCGATTAAATGCGTTTAGCATGGAATCGCCTAGACAAGGGTTCAGTTCACCAGCATGCTGTTCCCCTGGAAGAGAGGACCAGCACGgcacctgtcacctgtctctaacccccccctgTTGGTCGGCAGGCAGCCCAGGCCCCTGCGGCCCCAGTGGGCAGCTCTGTGGGCAGCTCCCTCAGCCTGATCCCAGAGGACGGCCTTCCTCCCATCCTAATCTCCACCGGAGTCAAAGGAGGTACGGGAGGCCACATCACAGGTGCCTGCACTCATCCTCACCATTACAGCTGCCCCACGCACTGCACTGcttcgtgtctgtgtgtgtctgtgtgtaactttGTCCATCTGCTTTTTAGTCTCAGCTTCTTTGTCATTCAGTCAtgcggggggggttgggggggggggtgttggaggagggggggggggcttgaaaAGGGCCGCTTTCGTTGGTTGGAATAGCTGTGgtgtctgcctgtgtttgtTAACTTTGTCCATGTCTGCTCAGACTACGCGGTGGAGGAGAGGCCCTCTGAGATGGTGCTGatgcagcagctggaggagggggggggcccgGACCCTCTGGTGTTCGTGCTCAACGCCAACCTCCTGGCCATGGTCAAGCTGGTCAACTGTGAGTGTCCCCGCTACAGTAggcccgttttcgttgtgtcgTCTAAATGCATTGTGTATATAGTTGGCATGGGCTGGTGCTTGATGTTATTGCCAAGTGGAAGCAGTATAGGCTTGTGAAGTGATGTTGCTTGAGTCAGACGTACTTTCTCTTTCTGACTCGACAGATTGCTTATCTGGCCTCTTCTCCCGCTTCCTTTTTCCCCACGTAGatgtaaacaggaagtgttgGTATGTGACGACCAAGGGGATGCATGCGGTGGGGCAGGCAGAGGTGGTGGTTCTGCTCCAGTGTCTGCCTGACGAGAAGACCATCCCCAAGGACATCTTCAGCCACTTTGTACAGCTCTACCAAGAAGCTCTCGCTGGTAAGACCGCTATGCCCTCCTCACAGCTGGGCTCAGACACGCAGCTCTACGAGGAGGCTCTCACTTGTATGACCAATAGATCCTCCTCGCAACTAGACTCAGACACGCAGCTCCGCCGGGAGGCCCATTAAGATGAAAATAGGCCGCTCCGTCTGGAGGCCCTCGTGGGGGAAATTAGTCGTTCAGTCTCGAGGTCCGCAGGTGAAATCTATCCATGTCAACCCAGCCTGCCCAGTTTAAATGAAGGTAACCCTGAAATGTTTTCATGCAGGGAACCACATTCCAGCCCCACTTTCAGGTCCTCGGAGAGAACAGATGCATCTCTTTCCTGGAAGCCCTCCTTGTTAGAAATCAGGCCACTGCAGGGTTGTGGCTCAACCTCCTCCAGAAAGAATCGTCCAAACATTAGcgtcctgctgtcaggttgtCTCCCTACAGGCTTGGAATCCCACCACCGCTTTCTCTGTCATGCCCCCGTGTGCTTCATCCACAAACGCTTCTTATTGGCTGACGTTGACGGCTCGCTCCCCCAGGCTACATAGTTATATATTCATAGCACACTGTGGCAAAATCGGTCCGCTGGAAGCCAAGCATATTGTCTGTGTCTTCTCTGGTTTAGTCCCTGTCAGTCAGTGTCGGGATTGTAGAAGTGCTCGCTTTAGCATAGTTCTCTCCTGCCCGTTCTAGCTACACATGTGGTTGTGTTATGTGGTATCTAAAGTGCAATGTTCCGCTCTCtctgtaaaaagaaaaacatatcAAATTGAGTGCGTAACAGTAGTTGAAGTTCAAGTTGAACTTTATTGTTGTGTATTAAAAATACGATGACATACTTGTACTCTCTCTGCCCTAACACAAGGGACACGTCcctgaaaaacaacaacagcaaccatTTTTCCACCCTACGTAGACTGAGTGGATATTATAAACACATTATATAGTACGTGATAATAACATTACACAACAATGTGaagtgcaaatgtgtgtgtcagatgctgGTCAAGGCTGGATACGTTTCAGACTTGGTAAATTAGCTCATGAGAACTGGACATCTCGGTGTACAAAGATAATCTTTTACgatattatatataatatactatGATAATATAATAACCAGTGTACATCCCAGCCTGTCAGATGAGTCCCTACAAAGGATGAACTGTCGActcagtctctcctccctcccatcttcccctctcttccccctcccctccatccccctcaacACGTCTCCCCCCCAGGCAACGTGCTGAGCCACCTGAGTCACTCGTTCTTCCCTCAGAGCTTCCTGGGCAGCAAGGAGCACGGGGGCTTCCTCTACATCAGCCCCTCCTTCCAGTCTCTGCAGGACCTGCTGTTGCCCAACCCGCCCTACCTCTTTGGCATCCTGGTGCAGAAGTGGGAGACCCCCTGGGCCAAGGTGTTCCCCATCCGCCTCATGCTGCGGCTGGGGGCCGAGTACCGATGTGAGTACGCGGGCTCTCGCCGTTTGTCGCCATGGTTAGGATTGGTTTTGAAGACAATGAATGGAACAAATGAAACCAGTTCTATGTAAATTTGGTGTCGAAGTCAGAAAGCCGGTCAATCGGCGGGGAGGTGACTTGACATTTTGAAACGCCTCACTTTTTAAAAAGAAATTCTGCAAGCAGAAGTTGAGAGGGATTGTAGAGGATTTTCCAGAAGAGGCAGTTATTGAGTAAATCCTCTCAGAGTCAGGCCTGCC
This genomic window contains:
- the zfyve9a gene encoding zinc finger FYVE domain-containing protein 9 isoform X3; translated protein: MENYFQAEAFNLDKVLDDFEQNEDETDTPTLSDAKWTQILAPPAHLLSLNPAVAHSDLSPQESPLPFKTLSDAPSSGSPGADPKRLPGPDPPSWGEERPADVHSPPLRQPNIGKLVGADDHSPPPVSTHSTLENGCPASPASHNLNGFGEEPPDCGSPPPPPLDLHQPAASDLRPHAPEKERGAPMGGGVASRHTHFTFGEGQEGERLVTKEDRPLEPEGTGRPIPKCAEEEEASAAGMEETGEDEQIADDERHRGSVENGGRVSWSGGEDEECILSCQRERLRVEKVKDAGGVVEDATPGPQGAVPNGSATRRQEEREGGGGDREEGEEEGPSLSPLPSKEDSVTEEKEMEESKQESSEGGGGGRGGAGKLNNSRVQPVSVPYGGARPKQPVTLKLQIPRPLSGQVQNQLCPAPASKNKNLENQSRTGAATDPTLDGGEPDTAGMNGESAESPSDLLMSTGSPDNDLQAGQQGALSKKAVSSLGEVAPVWVPDSQAPVCMKCEVKFTFTKRRHHCRACGKVFCAACCGLKCRLTYMDGKEARVCVTCHSALMSGSLPREQRRVWFADGILPNGETAESPMPPATSPAPSQPRAVSQLSSKSSGLDSSAAAQAPAAPVGSSVGSSLSLIPEDGLPPILISTGVKGGTGGHITDYAVEERPSEMVLMQQLEEGGGPDPLVFVLNANLLAMVKLVNYVNRKCWYVTTKGMHAVGQAEVVVLLQCLPDEKTIPKDIFSHFVQLYQEALAGNVLSHLSHSFFPQSFLGSKEHGGFLYISPSFQSLQDLLLPNPPYLFGILVQKWETPWAKVFPIRLMLRLGAEYRFYPCPLFSVRFRKPLFGETGHTIMNLLADFRNYQYTLPVVKGLVVDMEVRKTCIRIPSNRYNELMKAMNKSNEHVLAMGACFNHRADSHLVCVQNDDGNYQTQAISIHHQPRKVTGACFFVFSGALKASSGYLAKTSIVEDGVMVQITAETMDSLRQALRDMKDFTITCGKTDQEENQEHVHIQWTEDDHNINKGVISPIDGKSMESITSVKIFHGSEFKANGKVIRWTEVFFLQSEDQRNGLSDPADHSRLTENVARAFCMALCPHLKLLKEDGMAKLGLRVTLDSDQVGYLVGSNGQPLLPQYLSDLDGSLIPVIHGGACQLSEGPVVMELIFYILEIIS
- the zfyve9a gene encoding zinc finger FYVE domain-containing protein 9 isoform X1, translated to MENYFQAEAFNLDKVLDDFEQNEDETDTPTLSDAKWTQILAPPAHLLSLNPAVAHSDLSPQESPLPFKTLSDAPSSGSPGADPKRLPGPDPPSWGEERPADVHSPPLRQPNIGKLVGADDHSPPPVSTHSTLENGCPASPASHNLNGFGEEPPDCGSPPPPPLDLHQPAASDLRPHAPEKERGAPMGGGVASRHTHFTFGEGQEGERLVTKEDRPLEPEGTGRPIPKCAEEEEASAAGMEETGEDEQIADDERHRGSVENGGRVSWSGGEDEECILSCQRERLRVEKVKDAGGVVEDATPGPQGAVPNGSATRRQEEREGGGGDREEGEEEGPSLSPLPSKEDSVTEEKEMEESKQESSEGGGGGRGGAGKLNNSRVQPVSVPYGGARPKQPVTLKLQIPRPLSGQVQNQLCPAPASKNKNLENQSRTGAATDPTLDGGEPDTAGMNGESAESPSDLLMSTGSPDNDLQAGQQGALSKKAVSSLGEVAPVWVPDSQAPVCMKCEVKFTFTKRRHHCRACGKVFCAACCGLKCRLTYMDGKEARVCVTCHSALMSAHSWDNMACGSNQSPNPNNPAEYCSTISPLQQAQASGALSSPPPTVMVPVGVLKQPASEGSLPREQRRVWFADGILPNGETAESPMPPATSPAPSQPRAVSQLSSKSSGLDSSAAAQAPAAPVGSSVGSSLSLIPEDGLPPILISTGVKGGTGGHITDYAVEERPSEMVLMQQLEEGGGPDPLVFVLNANLLAMVKLVNYVNRKCWYVTTKGMHAVGQAEVVVLLQCLPDEKTIPKDIFSHFVQLYQEALAGNVLSHLSHSFFPQSFLGSKEHGGFLYISPSFQSLQDLLLPNPPYLFGILVQKWETPWAKVFPIRLMLRLGAEYRFYPCPLFSVRFRKPLFGETGHTIMNLLADFRNYQYTLPVVKGLVVDMEVRKTCIRIPSNRYNELMKAMNKSNEHVLAMGACFNHRADSHLVCVQNDDGNYQTQAISIHHQPRKVTGACFFVFSGALKASSGYLAKTSIVEDGVMVQITAETMDSLRQALRDMKDFTITCGKTDQEENQEHVHIQWTEDDHNINKGVISPIDGKSMESITSVKIFHGSEFKANGKVIRWTEVFFLQSEDQRNGLSDPADHSRLTENVARAFCMALCPHLKLLKEDGMAKLGLRVTLDSDQVGYLVGSNGQPLLPQYLSDLDGSLIPVIHGGACQLSEGPVVMELIFYILEIIS